A segment of the Toxotes jaculatrix isolate fToxJac2 chromosome 2, fToxJac2.pri, whole genome shotgun sequence genome:
aaaaaaaaaaaaaagggaaggtgTCACGTTTAATGTGCAAGAGGAAGTAGTAGTGGGCTCAGTGTGAAGGTACTGCATTGCTCAACAAGGAAGTTTGTCCTCTGAGTGACTTAATAGCCAGAATTAATTCAACCTGTCATCGTTTTCTGCCCACAGAAATCCTGTGTTTGAAGATTAAAAAGTTCAGAGTTTAGTGTTTACATTGGCTTGTGAAGTGTCAGCCTGTATGTCATGGCCCTCAAGGACATTTCCACTCTGAGTGACTTAATATCCAGAATTAGTTTAACCTGTCATCATTTTCTGCCCACAGAAATCCTGTATTTGAAGATTAAAAACTCTAGAGTTTAGTGTTTACATCTGCTTGTGTCAGCCTGTGTGTCATGGCCCTcacagtaaaggaaaaaaatcatttatttagcTCCTATCTAAAAACTGACTGTCCAAAGTGCTTGAtggataatgataatgataaaggaaataaatgcatctgtgaaatttaaaaagaaaaagaaaaaggggacaATTCAGTTTTGAGTACAGGAGCAGTTTCAAAGTGAGCATGTACCAAGACACACAAGCTAATGTGTGAGGTTGAAATTCTCACTGACAATGCGACAGTTAAATTAGTGTGAAtcatttgttttatcatttgCTTTGTTATGACTTTGTGCCTTTAGGGCAAAGTGTCTGCTTTGCTGCACTGATATGTGGGTCACTgaggaaagtgaaaatattaTGCTAACGCATTCCAGATGTTCTGTCCTGAGGCTTCTCTTTCCTGGCAACTGTAACTGGACCTGCGATCATCCTGATAGGTTACATTAGTGAGAGCCCAGCTCGTGGGCAATTTACAGCTTCTTTCCAGTTGGTTAATATTACGTTGTTTTTGGGCAAGTGGCCAATCACGGCCTTCAGCTTTGTCTTAAAGAAAACTATAAATTACACTTGGCCTTTTGTTCGAGAAAATCTCACCTTGGTTTTAAGAGTAAAGGTCCTTGGCAGCCTCTTTGAGAAAGGTTTTCTTttgaaaattgaaatgaaaagtCACTATTACTGTACAGTTTATTTGTGTAGGAAGAGTCACCTATGAAAATTTATGATATCATTTCAAATCAGATTCTCATTTTTCATGCAATATCATCAGGGAGCTATTAGCAGGAAAAGAACAAGGTgacaagaacaaggagtcctgcaacagatggtctgccCCCCACAAAGCCCTGGTCTCAAACATGATGAAGTCATATAAGCATAAAACGCCCATATGAAAATGATGTTTCAAGAAATGACGGACTCAGCAAGCCTAAGTTCCTCCAGGCGTGACACACATGGGTCATTACTAATGTGAATTTGCATCACTtccttatttaatttaatttacacacTACTAGTGTTACTGGGAAGCAATCTTCTCAGCGTGCCgtcaacagtgtgtgtgtttttgttttcattccctGTGCATGGCTGATTCAACCTGTCTGGTCAAAACTCATGTCCTAATTCAAGAATGAATTTCCTACGCTTGAGTTTAGTGTTTCATTCAACAGTTACTGCTCTTTAGTCAGATTTGAGCTTGGATTAAACATAGTTTAGTAAATAGTAAACACTACTACTGCAGGGCGACCAAAAGAGATTTTCACTGTTTACTCTTTATTTCAGCTTTTACACCAGAAAAACCTGTCCAGTTCTACTCTAGGATGAGTTTACTCAAAGGCTAACAAAGCAACCaacatcattttgtttgtgaGGTCCACAATAATGATCTACACTTTCTTTACCGGTGGTGAGCTGCATTGTTCAAGAGTAGATTTCTTAGATATGTGAATTTGAGCCACTCAGTTAAAAGCTGGTGTCAAGGTTTCCTCATTCATCATCattcctcatttcctcctgtttataTTGGGCTTATTTTATTATTGGGCTAATTTGAGCAGTTCCTCTTTATAGCAATACTGGAGGACTGATACAGGAATGTTGAGTCAATGTGATGAAATATCCTGATCTACCAGGTGTAAATTTCTACCAGTAATGCGGTGCTGGAATGAATCTTAATTGTGTCAGTTTAATAATTTGATTTAGTTTGTGGTGGTCAAAAGCAACTTTATTTTGGAATATGAGCCATGTGAGCATTTTGTCCTATAATAATAAATCTATTTACACTAGATTTTGATCTACAAGAGATGTAATAATGTAGGACCcaactttgttttctctgtactTCGGTGGTACAGATTGCTAAACAAATCTGCAAATAATCAGATGACTAAAACCATACTACTACTTGGAATGAAGTAGCACAAACATAAGTAAATAGTTCATTTGTTCAGGACTATTTTCAGGTGTGGATTTGGTGTTTTAGTACATATTTTcagcagcaaaagaaaaaaagtatacGTGGGATTTactcaaaattaaaacaaaagccCACCTTTATCCTAATTAAGGAGCCTATCACACCATAAACCCTTCAAACCACTGTTGTAGATACCAAATTAAATAGGTGTAATGTAATATGCTGTCATTGGAGGGGCAAAGAgaactgaaaactgaactgaaagctTGGTGAAAGCTGTGAAACCTCAAAagcaaaatcaaaacatttgcttttatgCCTCCTGGTGTTGTGACATTTAAGGGAATTAACGGTGATATTAGAGTTTTGCGCACATCTACTGGGGCATATTGGGAATTTCTTGGAGGACTAACTACTAAGTGCAGTTTTCCCCGCTCATCTGTTTACTTGCCGTTGTTCTggaaaggaggacagaggctggagttttttcttttctttttgtttgtttacaaatgtCTGCCGTCGCACAGGGAACCAGCCCGAACCTAATGAAGGCGgggttaaagaaaaaacaaggaaattcCTGGTGAGCTACGACAACGCAGGAAGGTAAAGTGTGCTCCTTTGAAATGTAAAGTTTTAAACCTCGAAGTGCTGCGTGGGACAAAACTAGTCACTCACAAGTTAATAGAAGCCTCTAGCCCCCTCAGTGTTAACTTGTCGACTGCAACCGTTACACCGCGACTAACTTTGAGCTAGCGTTAGCATATCAACTTGTGGATAGCAACTGTTAGCTAGCTGGCGAACGTTACATTACTTCATGTTAACTGTGAGGCTAAAGTTAAAAAGTCTGGGCATTGTGTGAGCAGCTATTGTCATGTCATAGTGGATTCTAGCCCACAATTAAACTTTAATCCTTCTCTTTAATTGTTTGCTTTTAGTTTTTCTTGCTCTGGCTACTGCCTGAGTGTTGAGGCTAGATGTCACCAAGTGATGTGAGAGGGGAAGCGCGTGTTTAAGGACCCAGTACATTTCAGGCGGGCGGAGTCATTACCTCAGTTGTTTTAAacatacttaaaaaaaaaaaaatcaattgttAACATCGGTGGTACTCAAATAGTGGCCCATGGGCCACACCCGGTCCTCCAGCAATAATATGAGCCCCACCCCCAcgaaaacatttctgtttcacagtaTACATCAAAATCTTAGCACAATTTTTCACAAATCTACTGTAGGTGACATTTTAAACAGGCCAGTGTAAATACAAATAACCATGACATTGTctccaaaaatataaaatatgatttGTGTCTCAAACATAAATAGATAGTAGTCTaatcagcactgtagccagctGTCCACCACACTTTAACAAAGGCGATGAAGTTGACCAGACACACGAGTCAGGCCTCATCTTTAAAGATCTTTCTCTTGCAAAACTAAACAATACTGTTTGAAAACCCTTCTGAGGAAGCATAATTACCTTTCAGCCACAGAACAGGTCAAGATATTGAtgggttggttttttttgttgttgtttttttttttgtttttttacaaaagTGCATAGAAAGTAAAACAGAAGTACAAACATGAAACAACTGTAATCTGATGGTTGTAGTCATTGTAAATGCTGCATTACCATCTCTGTAATGTTTAGCAATGTATAGTATGAAGCCTTTGATTCGTAAACAACAAGCCTCTGCGTTGTTGTTGACCCTACATCATGTGTGACCCTACATCATCATATGTTAATTTAAAGATCACTTCATTGCGTCAACATGACTATTATGAGTAGTTTTACCATAGGTCTAAGGTTCCCTAGTCAGCAAGTTTTCCCTTGTCAGGTTTAAGATTTAGCCTGCCCGCTACCTTGTTTTGGAAGCTAGATATCCAGTGTCACAGGGGATTAAAAGGTCTATGGGTGCCTCTTGAAACTGCAaacctttgttttttctgtctgctgaaCTCTTACATTTTGTCCCTCTCTGTGATCAAGATGAATGTGGGCGTAGCTCACAGCGAGGTGAACCCCAACACACGGGTGATGAACAGCAGGGGGATTTGGCTCACCTACCTGCTCCTGACAGTTGTGTTGCATGTCGTCCTGCTCAGCATACCTTTCTTCACTGTGCCGCTCGTCTGGACCCTTACCAACGTCATCCACAACCTGGTCAGTcaaaatgatataaaaacatgaacaactGCACTGAATAACAATTACACTGCTACAGGTAGTgtgatttaacatttttatctttataaatTCTCACAACCTGAGCAGTTAGGCAGTTTGTCAGGTTGTCGCGTGAATTTAAGTTCTTCTTTCAAGAGCATTGTATGAATTGTATGAGTACATATCTGAAACATacaacatatatacatataactatatatgtgtatatagaACTATACAGCAACTGTATAAACCATTACATTTGACCAAAAATTTGGCTGAGTTATCAGTCCCGTCAAGACTGAAAACAtaaggaaacagctagcctggttctgGCTAAAGGTTACTAAATCTACGTACCAGCGCTTCTGAAGATAACTGATTAGCACGTTAGatctttcccaaaatgtcaaactaattcctttaattaaaaaatagaCATtcgtgccttttttttttttttaatccatcagCAATTTCTTGATTtgactttcacttttttcatgtTACATTTTCCCACTTCACTATAAAAATGATCACTTCTGCTTGTAAAACAAACTGAGGAAGACTAGTTTCATAAGTTACTGGTATGTTCTATTTAAAATGATGTGAAATGCTTTGCTCTGTTATCATCAGAAATTTCAGTCATAAATTATTGAATTGCGGCATCTGCTTCTGTAAATCGGTATGTTGCAAACCAACATATAAGTACGACATATTTGTAGTTGATATATACAGGGAATTTGGGTAAACACCCTCCATCTTGTCAGGTGGAGCATGTTTTCGAGACAGCTAATGATTCAGGTGAATTTCTGTGGAGGGTTGCTTCTTCAAAAGTGTAATCTGTAAAAGAGAAACCTATCTCTCTTTGTGGCTAACAATGTTTGTGTCCCTCTGCTGTGCGGTTTCTCCTCCACAGGTGATGTACCTGTTTCTACACACAGTGAAGGGCACTCCCTTTGAGACACCAGACCAAGGGAAAGCTCGTCTGCTCACACACTGGGAACAAATGGACTACGGTGTCCAGTTCACGTCTTCACGCAAATTCCTCACCATCTCACCAATCGTTCTGTAAGTGGGTTTGGTGATCATACTTAAAGGTCAACTGCTGTTCTGTGAACTGTGAAGTGTCTCTTTCATTATGATGAAAGAGAAACTGTAGATAAATGTTGATAGATGCAGTTGAGCAGTTGGCTGGAATGGGTCTGTCTTGACTCACTCGTTCAGATGGCTGGTAATCTTCTGTGCCCTAGTTCTAGACCATCAGGGAACGATGCGAGGCTAACTTGTTAAGTTTTCCTGTTCTCACGCAGCTCATATGCAGTTTATAATGATAATAGTGGCTGATTTCCCACTGAAAATTCTCAGTAATTTCTGGGACAGTGGGTGCTTTAGTTCAGATAGTTGCATTTCAATCCccactgtttttgtgtttagttttaattCTACCTAAATTGCCTTAAATCTGAAAGTGCACCAATAAATTCAAAGAGTTGTCACAGAAGGTGACATAAGACGCAGAACAAAATCTCAAACTCTGAGGTGTTTTGCTTGCATGGTATCAGTTCCTTGTGGACTGCGTTTTCACTTTTGATAACATGCTTTACaacctctgtgtctgtcatttatatttttgtacGGAAGCCTCAGTGTAAGTGTTGAGCATGATGTTGTTGGTGCTACATTTAcactcttctcctctgtgtctctgcaggtatATTCTTGCCAGTTTCTACACCAAATATGATCCCACACATTTCCTGATCAACACAAGCTCCCTTCTTAGTGTCCTCCTCCCAAAGTTGCCTC
Coding sequences within it:
- the ormdl2 gene encoding ORM1-like protein 2, translated to MNVGVAHSEVNPNTRVMNSRGIWLTYLLLTVVLHVVLLSIPFFTVPLVWTLTNVIHNLVMYLFLHTVKGTPFETPDQGKARLLTHWEQMDYGVQFTSSRKFLTISPIVLYILASFYTKYDPTHFLINTSSLLSVLLPKLPQFHGVRIFGINKY